The genomic DNA CAGCGATCTGATCGGCGCGTTGCTGCTGCTATCGCGCAATGAGCGCGGGCAGGGCACCAGCAACGTGGCACGGGTCGCCGAACAGCTGCTCGAATCGCACCGCGCACAGCTGGGCGGCAAGCCCATCACCCTGACCTTGGAAGGTGACCGCGACCTGATCGTGGATGCACCGGAATCGGCATTGTCGGTGGCGTTGGGCAACCTGATCGGCAACGCGGTGAAGTACTCGCAGGACGGCGAAGTGCGGGTCAACGTGGGCAACAACGCCGTATCGGTGGCCGACAGTGGGCCCGGCCTGAGCGAAGAGGACGCTGCCAAGCTGTTCCAGCGCGGTTACCGCGGCACCCACGCCGGTCACTCGCAGGGCGGCGGCATCGGCCTGTCGATCGTCAGCCGCCTGTGCGACCTCTACGGCTGGCAGGTCAGTGTCCGCCCCGGCGGCGACCGTGGTGTCGTGGCCACGTTGACCTTCGCCCCCAAGCTGCTGGGCTGACGGCAACGAGGGTAGTGACGGCCGCTGGCCGTCCGCCCTTGCCGCTGCGCTCGCCGAGCATGGCTCGGCGCTACCGGGATGGTGCCCACTGCTCGGTCCGCAGCGCGCTTCATCGCCCAGCGTCCAGTACAGCCACCGCCGAGTCCGCCAACTCCCTACCAGCTAACAGCAGGCCCTGTTCGACGCGCGCATCCAGCGAAGACCGCCCATCTCCCTGCTGCCGTGTCCGGTGGACGGCATGCAGCAGGCGCATCACCGCGCTCAGTGCAGCCAGATTCCTGCTCACGCGCGCAAGTTCGGCGCAGCGATCGACCGGCACTCCGGCCTCTCCCCACGGCTCGCCATCGCCGGCATCACCGCGCTGCATTGAATCGAGGAAGTCGATCAGCGCAGGCTTTGGCTCGGGCATTCCGCCGTCTGCCAACGCCGCGTCCAGCCGTTCAACCAGGTGGAAGGGGATGTCCAACACCGCATCGCCGATCAGGGCGTGCAGCCGTGCACCAGGGGGAGAGAATGCCGCCATGAAAGCCCTCGCAGAATCGTAAAGCCACCTGCCCAGCGGCGAGGTGGCGGACGGTGCGGGTTGGCGTACCGGACCTCGATCGGATAAACCGGCGGATATGGGAATCCCCACGCACCGCCCGCCGCAGAACGGAAGGGCAGTGCATTCTCCGCCGTGCCCGGAACCGGCCACAACAGAGTCATCCAGCTAAGAGCAACGGGACGCCAATCCCGGCCGGAACTGCTCGTTCCAGCCCGGTCATCGTGGGCAGAACTGCCACGCGCGTACATCAGGAAAGCTGTATTCGTTTCATGAGCCGGCTGCGGTCCGTAGTCACCGGCGCTTGCGGAGCAACCCGAGTTTACGAGTGATGTAAACTTGACAACAAAGGACGTGTTTTGGTCGCTTGAAGCACTGATTGATGATTTCTGGGACGACGTGGCTCAACTGTGAGAGAGGCCCCAATGAACATTTTGACTATTGGCGTTGCCAGCATATCCGACGTCAAATCACGCCTGAAGGCCCTGATTCCTACTCAGCGTGACAGCTCACCTCGATTCACTTTCACGAGTGGTGAGGATCTGTTGCGCACGTTGAATCCGAATCGCTGGAGCCTGCTTCAAGCGCTCGCTGGAGCGGGCCCTCTTGGGGTGCGTGAGCTGGCCAGACGCGTTGATCGAGATGTAAAAGGTGTACATACCGATAGTGCCGCCCTCGTTGCATGTGGGTTGATCGACAAAACGGCTGCGGGCGCATTGCACTTCCCCTATGACGGAGTGCATGTGGAGTTCGACACGAAGGTTCGAGCTGCTTAGGTACCCGGCGCCGCTGCGCTCGCCGAGCGTGGCTCGGCGCTACGAGGAATCAGGCCGCGGCGGTCGCAAGTTGCAGGTAGATCGCATGCAGCCGCTCGACTTGCGCCTGCAATGCATCCGGGTGGCCATCGTTGGGCACTACATCGTCCGCCAGGGCGAGCCGCTGCGCGCGGCTGGCCTGCGCGTCGATCATCTGCTGCGCCAGCACCGCGTCGCTGCCGTCGCGCTGCATCAGCCGGGCAAGTTGAAGGGCTTCCGGCGCGTCCACCACCAGTATCCGATCCAGCCAGCTATAGGCATCGCGGCCGCCAGCTTCGGTAAGCAAGGGGATGGCGGCAATGGCGTAAGGGCTTTCCGCCTGCGCGCACTGGTCGTGCAGCAGTTGGCGAATGGCCGGGTGGGTGATCGCTTCCAGCGCTTTACGCTCCGCCACGGCGGCAAACACATGAGCACGCAGGCGGCCACGGTCCAGCGTGCCATCGGCCTGCAGCATGTCCGGCCCGAAGCGTTCGGCGATCATCGCCAGCGCCGGGCTGCCTTGGGACACCACTGCACGGGCAGCCACATCGGCGTCGGCCACGGTGACGCCAAGCGCTTCAAAGCGGCGGGTCACTTCGCTTTTTCCGGAGGCGATGCCCCCGGTCAGGCCGACCACGAACCGGCTCATCGCAGGTTCGCGTAACTCAGGTAGGCATTGATCAGCGGCTCGCCCCACATGAAGACCAACCAGCCGGCGATCGCCAGATAGGGGCCGAACGGGATAGGCGTCGCGCGGTCGCGGCCTTGGCTGTACAGCAGGATGGAG from Stenotrophomonas sp. 169 includes the following:
- a CDS encoding transcriptional regulator, whose amino-acid sequence is MNILTIGVASISDVKSRLKALIPTQRDSSPRFTFTSGEDLLRTLNPNRWSLLQALAGAGPLGVRELARRVDRDVKGVHTDSAALVACGLIDKTAAGALHFPYDGVHVEFDTKVRAA
- the coaE gene encoding dephospho-CoA kinase (Dephospho-CoA kinase (CoaE) performs the final step in coenzyme A biosynthesis.), translated to MSRFVVGLTGGIASGKSEVTRRFEALGVTVADADVAARAVVSQGSPALAMIAERFGPDMLQADGTLDRGRLRAHVFAAVAERKALEAITHPAIRQLLHDQCAQAESPYAIAAIPLLTEAGGRDAYSWLDRILVVDAPEALQLARLMQRDGSDAVLAQQMIDAQASRAQRLALADDVVPNDGHPDALQAQVERLHAIYLQLATAAA